Genomic segment of Streptomyces sp. NBC_01210:
CCCCAGATCCCATCCCTGGCTCAGGTCGCTCGCCCGATCCGGCTCTTCGCAGCTCGCGACAATGGCGTCCATGGTCTCGGCAAGCCCGTCGAACTCGCCCGTCATCAGCCGGGCGAAGAACCACATGGAGCCCGGCTGCCGGCAGATCTGCGGCAGCCCCGGGCGGTAGGCGGCGACGATTCCGCGCAGATACGCCTGCGTCTGCGGCTCGCTCAGCGCCGTGCCCTCGTCCGCGGTGCTCGCAAGCACCATCAGCCGCACCCCGCGCCGCGCCTCCCACAGCTGTTCCTCGGGCCAGGGCGGCGGAGTGTCGGTGCAGCGCGCGGGCAGCGGCACCGCGATCCGTACCGGCGGCCGGAAGGGGTCGACGCCGAGCCCGGCGGCCGCCGACGACCAGGTGCGGGCGTCCACCTGGTGACCGCGCTGCTGCCAGAACCAGTTCATGGACAGCACCAGACTGAGCGCCTCCTGCTCCTCCGCCAGGCGGACGGCGGTGCGCAGCGCGGTCCGTACATTGTCGTGCTCCGTCTCGAGCCGCTCCAACCACTCGGCCCGGCGCGGGCCGCGCAGCTGCGGATCGCCGGTGCGGACCAGCTCTCGGTAGGCGCTCATATGCCGTCGTTCGGCCTCGGGCCGCTCACCGGCCTCGTCGAGCCGCTCCGCCGCGTACTCGGCGACTGTTTCCAGCAGCCGGTAGCGCATGCCGTCCGGACGGCCGGGACCGTCCGGGACGGCGACCACCAGCGACTTGTCGACAAGAGAGGCGAGGGGGTCGAGGGGATCGAGGGCGCCCGCCCCGCACACTGCCTCCGCCTGGGCCAGTGCACAGCCGCCGGAGAAGACGGCAAGACGGCGCAGTACGATCCGCTCGTCCTCATCGAGCAGGCCCCAGGACCAGTCGACCACCGCCCGCAGCGTCCGCTGCCTGGGCAGTACGGTCCTACTGCCGCTGCTGAGCAGCCGGAAACGGTCGTCCAGCCGGTCCGCGATCTGCCGCGGCGTAAGGGCGCGCAACCGGGCGGCGGCCAGTTCGACGGCGAGCGGCAGTCCGTCGAGTCTGCGGCAGATCTCGGCGCACGCCTCCGTGTCGTCGTCCGTACGGAATCCGGGCCGGGCGGCCGCGCCGCGCTCGGCGAGCAGCCGCAGCGCCACGTCCTGCGGCAGGGGTCCGACGCCGCGTACGGATTCGCCCGGGACACCGAGCGGCGCGCGGCTGGTGGCCAGCACCCGCACACCCGGGCAGCCGGTGAGCACCGCCTCCGTCAGCCGGGCCGCCGCGTCGATCACATGCTCGCAGTTGTCCAGGACGAGCAGCATTCGCCGCCGTCCGCAGTACTCGACCAGCTGGGCCAGCGGGTCGCGCGTGGCGGCCTCCGCGGCGGCCGGTCCGCGCGCTTGGGTCTGCCGGGCCCCGAGCGCGGTCAGGACCGCTTCGGGAACGGTCTCTTCGTCGCGTACGGGTGCGAGTTCAGCCATCCAGACCCCGTCGGGCCATGTCCCGGCCGCGGCTTCTGCGGCCTCCATCGCCAGCCGGGTCTTGCCCGCGCCGCCGGGGCCGAGCAGGGTCACCAGCCGGTGGGAGCGCAACTGCTCCGCCAGGTCGGTCAGTTCGACCTCGCGGCCCACGAAGGAGGTGAGCCTGACGCGCAGATTGCCTCGCGCGACGGGCTTTTCCGGGTCATGTGCCAGCAACTCCGCATGCAGAGCGCGCAGTTCGGCGCCGGGGTCCGTTCCGAGCTGCTCGGCGAGGCGCACCCGTATGTTCTCGTACGCCTGCAGCGCCTCGGCCTGCCGTCCCGCCGTCCGCAGGGCCCTGATCCGGAGCGCCTGGAGCGGTTCGTCCAGTGGAGCCGCGGCGGCGAACGCCGTGATCTCGGCGAGCACGCCGTGCGCCCGGCCCAGCTCCACCTCGGCCGCGAGCCGGGTGCGGCGCGCCTCGGTGTGGCGCTGCTCCACGCGCACGGCCAGTGGATCACCGTCCCTGCCGGGCAGATCGGTGAGCGCACGGCCGTGCCAGAGCGCAAGCGCCTCGTCCAGCAGACCGGCTGCCGCTGCTGCGTCCCCGGCATCGAGCGCGGCGGTTCCTTGCGACGCCAGCCGCTCGAAGCGGAAGAGATCGATGTCGTCCCGGTCCGCCGCCAGCCGATAGCCGCCCGGCACGGACTCCACCGCCGTCCTGCCGAGGGT
This window contains:
- a CDS encoding BTAD domain-containing putative transcriptional regulator: MIYRYRVLGTTQALRPDGTEAPLSGARLRALLAALAAGGGRTVAAEELVAQVWGEGEEWPADETAALQALVGRLRRTLGRTAVESVPGGYRLAADRDDIDLFRFERLASQGTAALDAGDAAAAAGLLDEALALWHGRALTDLPGRDGDPLAVRVEQRHTEARRTRLAAEVELGRAHGVLAEITAFAAAAPLDEPLQALRIRALRTAGRQAEALQAYENIRVRLAEQLGTDPGAELRALHAELLAHDPEKPVARGNLRVRLTSFVGREVELTDLAEQLRSHRLVTLLGPGGAGKTRLAMEAAEAAAGTWPDGVWMAELAPVRDEETVPEAVLTALGARQTQARGPAAAEAATRDPLAQLVEYCGRRRMLLVLDNCEHVIDAAARLTEAVLTGCPGVRVLATSRAPLGVPGESVRGVGPLPQDVALRLLAERGAAARPGFRTDDDTEACAEICRRLDGLPLAVELAAARLRALTPRQIADRLDDRFRLLSSGSRTVLPRQRTLRAVVDWSWGLLDEDERIVLRRLAVFSGGCALAQAEAVCGAGALDPLDPLASLVDKSLVVAVPDGPGRPDGMRYRLLETVAEYAAERLDEAGERPEAERRHMSAYRELVRTGDPQLRGPRRAEWLERLETEHDNVRTALRTAVRLAEEQEALSLVLSMNWFWQQRGHQVDARTWSSAAAGLGVDPFRPPVRIAVPLPARCTDTPPPWPEEQLWEARRGVRLMVLASTADEGTALSEPQTQAYLRGIVAAYRPGLPQICRQPGSMWFFARLMTGEFDGLAETMDAIVASCEEPDRASDLSQGWDLGFALLLRAKLLGHRTGGLEQCTSDADRALALFETAGDLWGIAESLSARGEAFERRGLYEEAAADFERAMRNSARVGTHAQVPVFKARLASVRLRTATTPADRERAERQLLEAVAESGEFVAEALSTARMLLTQYYGRTGRTGPAREQLVEVEGALAADSPGLFGGIVAGVYGWLDCIDGEYGRARGRIEEAVRRLDSLAHLVDPQLVVDQFLCAAWAMAHLGAARDGARLLGAYDRGSRQPGGLGFRPFAEEKELRQRAESDLRAVLPGETYERAYAEGGGLSAREAAALI